ATTTTGGAGGGtggaaatttgagaaatgtcAAATTTGGGGTGGAATTCCAGTCCAAGTCTTGCCTGGACTGATATTTTATATGGGcccaaactctgctttttttaaatctgGCTTGGAAGCCCACATGAAGACGAAAAACTGTTGGGCCCCGCATGACAGGTTTGTTGTCTGGCCAGCAAGTTGTGCGACACAGCTGGCCCTTGTGCAAGTTGATTCCAATGGCTATATTTTCAAAAGTTGTGCTgtgctattttttttatattttattgtattcCAACAGCTATATTTTACATCAACGATAAGGATTAATTTTGGGCAATTTGAACGATAAAATTTCACATCCAACAActcaaatttaaatccaacggtcaaaataatatttataattaatctaAATTAGAACCAACCACAAAACTTATTCCAAACTATATAAATAGCCATTCATTTGGTAAATAATCCaccaaaaatcattttttttcttttctccctttgttatattttttcattctaCTTTCATTCTTGTTGAGAATcaccccaaaaccccaaagaGGTGTGAATTGGAAACCACAAGAAGATGAAGCATTGTGCAAATGGTGGGTTTCTATCTCTGAAGATGGGGCTATTGGCatgaatcaatcaaacaaCTCATTTTGGTTGCGTCTGTACCAAAAGTTGTGGGAAAATAATCCGAGCATGAGCGAAGCCGGGGTACGATCACCGCAAGCTATTGCTTCTCGGTTCAAGATCATCAACCAACAATGTTCTCTATGGAAGGCATGTATGACAAAGGTCAATGCAAGGCATATGAGTGGCTCCAATTTTGGGGAATGGATGTACCACTGGCCATACACGGCTTCAATAATGGAATAAAAATTTCGCAAATATTCAAGGGCTGTAAATTCACCTAATCTACAGTACTCGTCAGTGGAGTTTGCCGAGCATCCATATACGAGCATTCGAAAAACAACCTTTAGCTTCTGCTATGGGGATAGACTTTGTCATCCACAAACGTTTATCTTCTAGGTAAAGTATGGCTCATGTGCAACAACATCATTCAAGATGCAATAAAAAAAGCTCTCTTCTCTGGCAGAACCGCCTGCGAAAGTCCACTGAGGGATAAAGTGATCTTTCACAGAAGTAGTCCTTCATGAGACTCTTATgatgtttttttctcttctgatTCTTATAGTCACGGCCTATAACAGAACCACCATGTTTGGATTGTTGAGCATATTGCTCCAACAAAAACGTATGGTATTGAACGGCCATTGCAACCATCTGTTGATGAaggtcatcatcatcaaaatcatcattaaAGAAATTTTGTATAACCTTCCCACGTGAATTCATTGTAAGAAGGAGAATGAGATTGAAGGAGATTGTGTGGTCAATTCGGTAAAATAGCACTTCTTAAATAGACAAGAGAATGAGATGACCTAaatgtttgaaaataattaaatgaagatagGAAAAGATAGGGAAAGATAAAGGAGTCCAATAAAGTGAGATGAACAAAGATGAGCAATGGTTCAGAACATGATTGAAACAAGACAAGATGGAAAATggttcaaaaaataattgaatgaaGATAGGAAAAGATAAGGAAAGATAAGGGAATCTAATAAAGTGAGATGGACAAAGTTGAGCAATGGTTTAAAACATGATTGAAACATGACAATAAGGGATGAGAAATGgttcacaaaataattaaagaacaCAAGTGGAGGTGGGCAAAAGTTCAGAACATTATTGAATGAGAATAAATGAATCCAATgaagtaaaagtaaaaatggaaaacaatTACGGCAATGGCTTCAATGAAGGATTCAAATTATTCTGGGAATATGTATGGTGTTgtacttgtttttatttttaagtgaaattctattatgttttggaattttaattttattaggttaaaatgtttagaaaattaaatcacAGATATTGAAACAAGAATGAtgtcaagaaaaattaacgagaaaaaaaatttaggggTTTaccattcttaaacaatttaataaagttgcggACTCAAATTATGAGTCTGCAaggttggaggaaaaaaaaaatttgagtcttgaaaatacatgaatagttgtattttggagggtggaaatttgagtttagccccaacatggttggagatggcctaacaAAAGTgtaaacaaaaacttgaaagtgaaaacaatttcaaatagaatTTTCTGCAAATGGGCTTCTGACACATTGAGCTTAGAGTGTCCCCCTTCCCGGTTCTTCCCTTTGCTTTGCAGCTTTTCTTTAAGGAGTCCCACTTCCACCTCCTCATGTCCTTCCCaattcatattcatattctCACTCTCACAATTTCACAATTTGGCTGATGCCAATCCCgctctcttggaccacaggagttcaagagattgtggtcacccaccgttggatattaatcaaatggttttaaaaagtttcttaaaatgagtgcacgagtgagtgaaccgttgaatttacatccaacggtgagtgaccacaaatctcttagacccttgtagtccaagagattgagACTGATGACTTCAAATATTGCTTactaaatattaatttttgatttaccaaaaataaagtaaaagtAAGTAATAGTTgacttcaaaaaataaaaataaaaaactccaACCTCCTCTCTTGGCACACATTATCTACTTCATTAACAAAAGCACTAGTTGGCTTATAACATGAGTGGAGTGTAACACAATGCTCTAACGTTAAAATTACtcgttaaaaaaaagaaaaaaatgtgaattgaAACAAATCTTGGGAAGAACTATATGTAGATGATAGATAAATATAAAGTAGTGTCAAATAATCAATTTATTACAAGAGTATAAAGCCCCTCATTTAGTTACGAATGCTTGGCAAGATATAACGTATAAACATAATCATAAAGGCCAACAACACTAGAAACACGAACACGCCTATGACTATTCCCATCTCCCATGTTTCCATCCTTCTTGATTCTTCCGATTTCCAATCCACTGCTATGCCCTACTACTTGTGACTTGTCCTCCCCCTTCCTGTTCCTCTTCCTTTGCTTAAATATTTGCTTTTTACCTCTGATCGTGGCCATATTAATTGTCTTTATGagtatgcatgcatgcatggttAGTGAATATTAATTAGTACTAATGCTGGTTTTCATGCCACATCGCGTTTTATGACCCCGTGGATTAATTGATTCCttgttcattttcattttatcaAGTGTGAGAAGATCtattattgaaaaattcaCGAGGAGTTAGTTATGTTTAGCCATGCATTTGCCTCTTTGTTCCTAAGTTTATTTCTTTCGCATATTGTCTATTACAGATTTAAACATAATGAATTAGGACTAATTAGTATTATACAAgttgaatatatattaatatgcTTAAAGCATCCAACTCAAACTAATAAGGAAAAAATTggctagagtatagaggaaaatgagaacagttaccaaacaagtttATTGTTCTTAGAGCACTTTTAGCGGCCAACCTTGGCTAGGGCAGGAGGGGGCCCAAGCTCCATTTCCACGTTCCAGCGAACTTCAGCAACCCGTGCAGTTGGTGGGCTCCATAAGCCTGGGCAGGCCCGAAGGCAAGAACAGCCTGAGTTTGCTGACATCAGCAAcggaaaaaaattaagaaattactaaaaatttcataactttttaaaataaatacttagtcatattcttcacttcccacaccaaaactctacACAAATTCATCacatctcatgtgaatagcgGTTGCCCTTCGGTTGTCATGGCAATAGATGGAAACACCACAAGCCTTttgcaagggctgccactattcacatgaatagtaacaaCCTTTGCCTTAcctttgccctttgccatggcaaatgggtggaagtgctcttagttttttataaatgaaaactgaaaatggaTAACTAAgggcccgtttgataaccatttcaattttagtttttatttttttaatttttaattttttttgttagagtatagaggaaaatgagagtgagaatgagagagatGAAGAGTTTGAGATGGGAGGATGGGAGGGAGGAGtaataaaagtgaaaacaaaaacttgaaagtgaaaacaatttcaaataaaattttgtttttagattttgttttcacttttgttactcctccctccTATCATtccctctcaatctcatcttcactcttattctcacttccattctttatcttttccttctatactctagcattaaaaattaaaaattaaaaactaaaaattaaaattaaaatggttatcaaactcatcctatatttttccttttttttcctcccaAAATTTGAAAGTGTAATCAATAGgaatttctcttttcaatttctcATCTTCATTCCACTTAAAAGTAGGTTCGTTCATATTTTTACTTGGGCATTGTGCATACACATGTTGACACTTCTCGTGCCCATGATGTGGAGGCCTCTTTGATAATGTCGCTTGATCGTTTTACACCTCTCAGTCCTTGGCATAGATGAGTTTCAAACCATGGTTTATTCGTGTGTGtcactttattttcttcttttgtctaTCTTGGTGGATAGGAGCTGTTATTGATTGATGTTATAAATTTTTACTGCTTTTAGGTGTCTTATGGGCTAGGCTAGGCCCTTGAGTTTGTGCGTATCTAGTCTCCTCAATTTCTCTTGTAGATTCTTCTATTAACAACCAATATGATTCTTATTGCACTCAAGGTCTTGGAAGAGAGCTGTGTTATTAGAGTGCTCAAAGCAAGCTGCAAGCCGAGATACATTAGTATGGAATAACATCATAGAATTTCGGTCATATTTTGTTGGTTTAAGTGATCAGAGTAATGATTAATAAAGGAAGCATTCGTATTTCATAGTCAATAGTCAAAAGTGAAATTACggtaaaaaatattttcgTTAATTAAGAACGAAAGTTCACGATGGTTTCTTTGGGAAAACCATGGGAGCTCTTGTCTTTTGATGTTGTTGCTTTTAAGATGTTCCTGGTTTGTTTGGGAAAACCATGGTAGCTTTTGTCTTTTAATGTTCTTGCTTTTAAAATGTTCCTGATTGTGCGTCTTGTTGTGCTAGGTCATTGGAGTTTGTTATTGTTTCTTCCAAATTTTCCAATCTGCTACTCATTTAcattaaaacaaatcaaaataatttcataaaaattagcaagaaaaaaataagttaagatcattgttttattttgatttaaaattaatacatCAGCGATTAtgttaaaaaacaaaaaaaatcataatttacaGATGACtaattattgtaatttatacCCACAAGAGCATAGAAAGAGTCGAAAtcacacaacacaaacaacaaaacaaaacccagaaaggaaaaagataatTAAACATCCGATTACACCAAGATCATTAATTTGGTACAACAAAACCCCAATTCATTCAAgcatgaaattaaattaattaggaCCATGAGGGGCAAAGTTGAGCAATTGCTTGGAATGAAGCCATGGCTTCACGACCACTTCCGAATCAAACAGCATGTGAGCCCCATTCCTGACGGCGGAGACCTTGAGATAGTATTTGATCCCAGAAACCACCTGGCTCTGCGcctccaccacctccaagAACTGAAGCTCTCCGCCGCCGTTGCTCTGGTAGCTCTTCCGCTGCGTCCGGTTGTACTCCGCCACCGAAAACCTCCCCAACTTCTGAACCTCCTTGTTCGTCTTCACGTCTTCGATCTGCTGCCTGCCACCGACCTTGGTTCCTCCATACCCATTTGACAAAGCGAACAGGAGGCAGATCAGAAGGGCCAAAATCGGAACTTTAATCATCTTCGGGTGTGTTTATGGGCGAAATTGGTGAATTGGGTTGATGGGTGTGAAAATCTGAAAGGGGATTGAAATTGATGAGTTTTTGGGTGATTTGGGTGGGTTGTTATATAGGGGACTGTTTAGGCGGGGCT
This window of the Prunus dulcis unplaced genomic scaffold, ALMONDv2, whole genome shotgun sequence genome carries:
- the LOC117613730 gene encoding cysteine proteinase inhibitor B, whose translation is MIKVPILALLICLLFALSNGYGGTKVGGRQQIEDVKTNKEVQKLGRFSVAEYNRTQRKSYQSNGGGELQFLEVVEAQSQVVSGIKYYLKVSAVRNGAHMLFDSEVVVKPWLHSKQLLNFAPHGPN